The sequence below is a genomic window from Cicer arietinum cultivar CDC Frontier isolate Library 1 chromosome 6, Cicar.CDCFrontier_v2.0, whole genome shotgun sequence.
CAAGGCAGACAAAGCAAAAAATGACCTGATTTCATTACATAAATTAAcccataaaaattatttgtttaataagATGAATACTAGTTTGCAAACTAGAACCTCTATAAATGATAAGGCACAAACATATGAAGACTCATGACTCGCACTCTAGCCTACTGTTTAGCACATAACTCAAGATTGCTGCTCTGGGCAGCAAACAAAAGTATTGCCTTTAGGTTATTAGTTAACTTTTGTAATTTCTATAGAAGAGCTCAGCAGTTatcaatttctaatttatggttatcaatttctaatttatggGACATGATTACCACTAGAAATGACTGGTGATCATAGATATCAGGGGATCTCTTAGACTCGGCATGGATTATGATAGACTACACCCCATTGTTCAATTCACCTTTAAGAAGCAGATCcaaaaatgtattatttttaatgtaaatatttgaagttttttggcttgtttcattACTGAgcaaaattttcattaaaaaactgttttaggaattgattattttttaagataatggTTTCACTTTCTTAAACTATATTATTCTACTTAAACGGGGCACATGCTCAGCACGGGTAAGAAACTTTTGTCATAGTGACACTGACATGAAGTCTATATAAGACTATAATGGTATATGTCCAAGCGGTTTCTCTTCCTATTTATGATAGGTGGAAATGGTGTCACGCGCTGGATAACCCAACTATGGTTTATAAATAGTATAGGATAGGATGTCCACATTCCATACAGCAACAAGTGAATAACCTATAAAAGCAATTAACCATTTGTGGTTTGATCTAGTTCCCAGAACATGGTGAACCACAGTTCGAATCCTCGCAGGGAGATAGTGTCCAAACATTCCTTAAATGTGATTGTCTTGACCCAAAAGACCTCAGGCAATTAAACAACACATAAACTCGTATAAAACAAAGAATCAAAACAATTGAATAAATAGGAAAACCAAAATGCACACATACCACTTAATAAGGGAGCCAAAAAGAAAATGCTGCATAATAGGAACCTTCTCCAAGACTTCAGCTTTATACATCTTAAGCAATCCACTGTTAACCTTCTTCCAATTAGGCACCCCACTAATATCATCCAACATAGGTGAATGCTCAGCAAAATGACCCTTCTTCACCTTCATAACAAAACCAATGCAGGCTAGGTAAAGATACTCATTAGAGAAATTATCCAAAATATCCTTGTTGTGAATGGATTTTGGCTTCATATACTTATGATCAATCAACTGTGAAGACCCAAATATAAAGGGTAAAAAGTGGTAATCATCAAGCCCCCAGACACCATGTGAACCTGCAGGTTCCAAACAATAAACCAATTGCAACTTTCTCATCAATTCAAGATACTTCACAAAAACCCTACTTACTACAGCTGGGTAATCCTCTTCTCCAATCACCCCCAATCTTGCCAAGCAATAAAGCCACGCTGCGAAATTCGTTTCATGTCCGGTTCCATAATCGATTCGGCTTGAGTTCCCGAAGCTATCGGAGAAATACGGAACGAGTTCAACGGTCGCCGGATGAATATTCTCCGGGAGAAACCGGAACATGAGGGAGGAACCGGAATCCACGAGGCGTTCGTGCCAGGTTCGGTAAGCGATGTTACCGTATCGTGCGGCTTGTTGAATTGGGGGAATTTCGTCGATCCATAGGGTTAGGGTTTCGAGGATGGAAACAATGGTATTGGTGGTTTCGGATTGGTGGCATGGATCGGAGATTTTCCGGCCGCGGATTGATTCGGAGAGTGCGACGATAAACCCGAGGAAGTTTTTCCCTGAATCAGAGTCGTGGAATCGGCGAATGTCGTCGGGGGTTTGGATACGTTTGATTGGGATTTGAAAATGGTGAGGTGGTGAAGCTATGGGGACGTGTTGTGCTTGTGGGACCGGAGCGAGGATGATGGCACGTTGTGAGTTTGGGTCCGGTGGGATCGCCGGAGCGCGGATGGGACGGTAAGTTGGCGGTGGTGAGATTTCCGAGAAGGATGGTGATACTGGTGGTGGTGCGAAGGTTGTGGGACCGCCACACTTACAGCACGTGCCGGTTGTGGGTAGTGATTGCGATTGAGGGGAGGTTGGAGTGTGATGGTCTtcgtggtggtggtggtggtggtgatgCTGAGATTCTTCCATTGTTGATTGCAGAATGTAGTGAGAATAAGGTGgaagaggaagaaagaaaatCGAAGTGTGTCGTTCGTTTATGGGCTTGGCCCAGTTTCTTTTTACTAATTGGGCTTTTTGTGAAAATTGGGTCCCCATTGGGTTTCAGGCTTTCAGCATTCAACAATGTTTTTGCAAGCTATGCTACTTAGAGAGTTTATTCTTCAACCCCCAACATTCTctaaagtaattaatttatgtgtattttgaagattttatatttaatatagaaGAGATAGAAGTAAAAACTACCTACTACTTATACTATTACTATTCTAGAGTTCATTCTCCCTTTCCTTCACCTTGTTGAAGCGCAATCTATGTTAGTCTCAAGATTATCAACAAGACCAAGACTGATAATGGCTACGGCTTCGAACTTTTTACTTAGATAGATTCCAACTCTGCTTTGAAgatcttttttatatttgttatttttattttattaaatattgttatctttggtacaatttgttttatttttattttactatctCGATTATAGATTCTTACTATGATTATGATATCGAACTTTTGTTTGTTATGGTCTTAGAGATATGACCACCATACATTGATTTTTATGACACATTttcatttgtttctttttgttaGTCTTGTATGGTTTATTGTCGAAATCtctcatttatttattgagTAACTTTTGTTGATATTCGAGTAAAAAGATAAAACTTTCATTGATATTGCTTGTTTTTTCACTTTCTTTATCAaactattgaaaaataattagacACTATACTATACGACATTCAATAAAGGAATAAAAAAAGTGACAAATGATTATAGATATAGGAGAAAGAAGTTGGAAATTTATATCATTTGAGGAACCAAATTGTTTCTAAAAAACATGATACATATTTATCAATTACGTTCGATGAATCATCACAAAATTtacgaaaaaaattatttaaaaaaagtctaAGATAAGGATTTGAGTTTTAAGttgaaaattgaattaaattagtttttagtttgaaaaaattgaactaGATcagttttcaatttaaaaagtCGAACCAAACTGATTCTATAAATGAGTGAATTAATGTAGTGCTTTAAACTGAATCAAAATtgattctaatttaattttacttgttCGAATTgaactaaattattattatatgaatgatattgaaccgaactgattttatatcaaattaaaccGGTTTAattcttatatgttttttttcgtATAGactaattttacataattaccctaattaattataaaaaaaaaacattatacaattatttttcCACATCCTCAAACTCAGATGCCTGACAAAAAGAAAGAGCATGTTAACTTTTAAGTAAATCTAAACATATTTCTCATGCTTCTAAAATCATGAAGCTAATAACTGAAATTTCGCTCAAATCAtctacatataaaatatatttttcaaaaggcTTACAAAACATGCAAAGTCTAAGGTCttccaaaatatttttcaaaaaaaaaaaataccatcaattttgtaaaattactTCCAAATATGAAAATAGTCTTAAAAAATATGACCCTTAAACTCAAATGATCCTTTTACTTCCAAAGTATTACTTCAAATACAGTGATTCCTAAACTCatatagaaaacaaaataaaaacaaatgtttTCAATCGTCAAGACTAATGACGTTGGTAGATGTCGTTGCATAAAGTCTTAGAGAAATTATCTCTGCAAAAAAGAgtacttctttatttttttttaaacttaaaatacaatacaaagtTTGTAGAACTAAAAATACTGTAAGAAAATTACCTTTCTCAAAGGTTTCAAGTTCTTCAAGGTCCTCATCAAATATATATGAGAAATGAGATTCTTTCAGTCAATCTTAAGTGCAAACAAGCACCTCCCCTATCATAGGTGTAAGATTACTATGATGAGGATTCAACACCCTTCCTCTAGCGCTGAAAGTAGATTCTGATGCTATAGTAGACCCATGGACAACCAACACCTCACGAGAAACACTTGAAAGGATGGAGAATCTAGTTGAGTTGACTTTCCACCAATTCAGAATGTCAAACTCAACAAAATAAAGTTCACACTCTTCAACAAGGTATTTATCAAGCTCAAACATGAAATCAATTCTTTGcccaattgatttttttttgtacaatTCCATACCATAAATATCATTATCATTTGGTTGTGATTATCCCATACTTTGAGAACTTTCTTCACTGCCTTCATATTCTCGATAAATTGATTTCAAGGAAGATGacaatttcatcttcaatgCCTCACTATctacttcaaaaaaataatcaagaCAATAGTTTACATATCCCAACTTGCAAATCGAGTCCATTACAACGATAATCGATAACATTGCCCCAATACTTGTCATATTTACTTTTTCATAATGATTCTCATCGACTTTATACTTGCATCATTGTTCTCGCTTAATAATCAAATCTTTCTTCTAATGGTTAAtacctcatatatatatatatatatatatatatatattactggTAACATATGAAGAGTTGGAAATACGCATAGTAGCGTCATAGAAAATCCTTGAAAAGGGATGCATCGTATTTGCATAGTACTACATGACCTTTATCCTTAGATAGTTATTTGACATTCTTAGCATCGACAATTTCTAacaaatcaactttttttatacTTCACAATCGTTTCTAACATCAAATATGTAGAATTCCATCTAGTTTCCACATCTAGACATATGAAACCTTATAAGAAATTTTATACCTTTCAACGCATCTGTTAAACCTTGCTTATATCAAAGGAGACGATCTCACATACTTAACTGCTTTGCATATTCTTGTGGTGGAAATGTCCTCGCCTTTCAAACCTTCCTTTACAATCAAACTGAAGATATGTGTGCAACACCGCAAATGGATATACTCTCCGTTCAAGAGCAAACAGTTCCTTGCATTCATCAACTTCTTCATAAATTTAGTTTTGACGTCGTTAGACAATGCATTATATATTGTTATGCTAAAGACCTGATTCAACTCCTAAGCATTGAAACATGTTTCAACTTCCTTAGTCATGAACTCTCTTATATGGTTTGTGATTGACAAAAATTCAGGATTCTCTTATTATGCAAAttccatttttaattaatgaaatgtGTAGTTAGACACATGTAGTATATATTTGGTAGAAGTTCATGTGTCCGTCGTAAGATAAACTCTCTCACAATGCTTTGAGATGAAAATTTTAAGTCTTTCTATTTTCGCATCATAAAGTGACCAAATAGCACGACTTAATGTAGAATGTGATGCAATATCAAATCGTGGTTGTCTGACATTTCCAAAGTTTCAAAAAGCACACATTCTCCACGCATAAAAAAGGAAGCTATGCGCCCACAAATATTTTCACAAGCTCTAATCGACATGCCTCTTGGTTAAATT
It includes:
- the LOC101511905 gene encoding uncharacterized protein — protein: MEESQHHHHHHHHEDHHTPTSPQSQSLPTTGTCCKCGGPTTFAPPPVSPSFSEISPPPTYRPIRAPAIPPDPNSQRAIILAPVPQAQHVPIASPPHHFQIPIKRIQTPDDIRRFHDSDSGKNFLGFIVALSESIRGRKISDPCHQSETTNTIVSILETLTLWIDEIPPIQQAARYGNIAYRTWHERLVDSGSSLMFRFLPENIHPATVELVPYFSDSFGNSSRIDYGTGHETNFAAWLYCLARLGVIGEEDYPAVVSRVFVKYLELMRKLQLVYCLEPAGSHGVWGLDDYHFLPFIFGSSQLIDHKYMKPKSIHNKDILDNFSNEYLYLACIGFVMKVKKGHFAEHSPMLDDISGVPNWKKVNSGLLKMYKAEVLEKVPIMQHFLFGSLIKWE